AATCTCGTCGGGCATAGTGTTCCTCATCACCTTGTTATCCCGGTCTACATCGAGTTCGGGATCAGCAGCGAAATGACCGGGAACGCCATGATCAGGATCAGAACGATCACGTCAACTGTCAAAAATCTCAGGATTCCCGAGAATATTCTGTCGATCGCCACGTCCTTGCCCACAACGTTTGCGATGACGAACACATTCAACCCAACCGGCGGCGTGATCAGGCCAATCTCCAGCAGCTTGATGATAACGACTCCGAACCAGATCAGGTCGAAGCCGTAATTTTCCACCAGCGGGATCATCAGCGGCAGGGTCAGCACCATGATGCCGATGGGATCCAGGAACATGCCAAGCACCAGGTAGATCACCGCGATGGCTGCCAGCAGCATGACTGGCGAAAGCTGCGCGTCTGTCACGGCGCTGACGATGCTCGGGGCGACCCCGGTCAAGGCGATGAAGGCGACAAAGATCTTGGCCGCGGCGGCAATCAGGAAAATGCTGGCGGTTTGAATGCAGGTTTCGCGCAAGGATTCGATCACCCCTCGGAGATCCAGCTTGCCTTGCGCGAAACCGATAGCGACTGCTGCGGAAACGCAGACCGCAGCCGCCTCGGTCGCCGTGAAGATGCCGCCATAGATACCGCCAACAATGATAACGAAGAGGCCAATCGCGGGCCAGGAGTCCAACGCGGCCCGGCCCCGGTCCCGCATCGTGATCTGCCCTTCGAACCTCGGCGCCGCTTCTGGTGTCCGGCGCACCCAGACGAAGATGACCAGAACGAAACCCAGCAATGAGATGAGGCCAGGCAGAATGCCTGCGAGGAACAAGGCGCTGATCGAGGTTTCGGTGAAAATCCCGTAGATGATGAACAGGACAGAAGGCGGGATGAGCGACCCGAGGGTCCCGCCCGCAGCGACGCTGGCCGTGGCAAGTCGCTTGTCATAGCCCATGCGCAGCATCTCTGGCGAACAGATCCGCCCCATGGTGGAGGCACAGGCGATGGACGATCCGGTGATCGCGGAGAACCCGCCGCAGCCTACAACCGAGGCCATCGCGACACCACCGGGCACACTCGCCAGCCACACGCGGGCAGCTTGATAGATCTTCGTCGTGATCTCGGCGCGATAGGCGATATGGCCAAGCGCGATGAACAGCGGGATCATGGACAGGTCGTAGGAATGGATCAGGTCGAAAGAATTGGAAAAAACCAATGACGTCGTGGGTTTTAACGCCCGTTCAGGTGCAAAGGCGCCGGTGCGAAACGCAAAGATGACAAAGGTGCCAACCGTGGCGACTCCGGCAAGTGCAAAGGCGATGGGCACCCTGACCGCAAGCAAACCGATGACACAGGCGAAGGCGACGATGCCGATGACGGTGCCGTCCATCAGACACTCTCCTCATGTTCATGAGCCGGGGAAACCACACTGCCACCGGCGCGGATCGTGCGAATGTCGCCGATCACCATTAGCAGCAGCCGAAGCCAGCAGAAGGAAATCCCGACAAGGAAAACCACCCGGCCCGGCCATTTCGGCAGGTTGAGTTGACCAAAGAAGAAGGCGCCGCTTTCGACGGTATGGGCAACCTCGCGCCAACCCGCGTAGATCAGGGGGGAGAGGGCAAAGAGACCAAAGGCGCTTCCACCGACGAGCAGCCAGTCCTGCACGCGGAGGGGCATCATTTTGCTGAGGAACTCCACCACGATATGCGCCCGGTCCAGTGTCGCCACTGCCAGGGGCAAAACGATCGCGGCGACCATCAGTTCGCGCACGATCACAATAGTGTCCGGAATACCGGAATTGAATGCGGCCCGCAGAAATACGCTGCCTGTGATCAACACGCCAAGGCCGACAACGGCGACAACCGCCAGGTCAAGCAATAGCTTTTCAACGCGACGCAACATCGGTCAACTCCGTCGAAATAGTATGAAGGGAAGTGCCGCGGCGCCGGTCTTGCGCCGCGGAGATATGTGCAGCTGGTCTCAGCCGCGCGCCCAGGGATAGCCTTGGCTGTCACGCTCTTCGGCATATTTTTCCAGAAGCGTGCGGTATTGTTCCAACAGCGACGTGCCGTCGAGCCCCGCCGCATTCGCACGTTCGACCCACTCATCAACGTATTGCTTACCTTGCTGAACCAGCTTGTCGCGCTCTTCCGCTGGCAAGTCGACGACCTCGACACCGCCGTCCTTCATTGTCTCAAGGGCCGCGTCATTGGCCGCGGTAATCAGTTCACCCAGCTTGTCAGCCATCGCGATACCAGCATCAGCCATCGCGGACTGGGTCTCGGTGTCGAGGGAATCGTACACATCCTTGTTCATGAAGATCCCCAAGGCACCGACCTGACCCCAATTGAGCAGGGTATAGCTGGTCATGACTTCCTGTTGTTTCAGCGCGGCAACGGCGTAGGAGTAGCCTTGCGAACAATCCAGCAACCCGGTGTCGAGACCCTGATAGGCATCGTAGATCGGCATCGCGACCATGTTTGCACCAAAATCGCGGAAGGTGTCGCCATATGCGCCGACGCCACGGACTTTCAGACCGGCAATATCCTCGACCGTGCGAATTGCCACGTCCTTGCACGCGATGTTCACTGCCGAGGTTGTGAAAGTGCCGATGTATACGAGGTTCTGGTCCGCCAGGCTTTTCGTGATCGCGTCGGAGGTCCTCATCAACTCGTCCGTCGCGCGCATTCCGACCCAGGCATCCTCATTGCGCATCGGCAGGTCGGCGAAGCTGTAGCTCAGCATTTCCTGCGGGAAATACACTGCGATGACCGTGCCGAGGTCAGCCACTCCGTCCGCAATGGATTGTGCGGCCGCATTGGCCTTAAACAGCGCTCCCCCCCATTGAATGTCGATATTTACTTCGCCGTTGGTACGGGCTGTTACGTCGTCGGCAAAGGACTGCAATGCTGCGGCCCGGGCACCCCGATTCGGGCCGGCTTCTCCCAGTATCAGCGTTGTGTCGGCGCTCGCGCTTGTCGCGGCTGCCAAGCAGAGTGCCGCCGCGGTGGATGCTAGCAGGGGTTTCATTAGGTCTCCTCCCTAAATTCTACTATGCGGTTTTGAATTCTAATTATTCGAACACTAGTATAAATTGCTCGAATGAGTCAAGCTGAGTGATTTTCTGCCCTGAACCGTGGTCAGGACACCCGTCTCAAGGGCGCCAATGAACAGCAGCTGAATGTTCAAAATAGCCCTAAATTATGCGAACGTTAGTTTGCCACACTCAGCTATGGGCCCGCAGACATCCCCGCGGCGCTCAGCAGTCGTACATTCGGTTAAGAACACCCGCTGCAAAAAACCGCCGCGATGTCAGCGGCAACGTTGCCTTCTAAGTTCCAAGATCTCGCGCAGGTCGGACGGATTTGCCGATGCCCAGCATACTGGTGTTCGCGGCGCTTCCCGGTGTGGTCGTGAAGAACTCTATTCTGCTGTTGGGTTTTGTTAAACGTAAACACCGCAATGCATCAATGTGGCAGCGGCGGAAGGGCGGTTCGAATTTCGCGGCTCAGGCTGACAATGAAGGACCGGTCTGGCGACATCGGCTGCATCGCGGCGATGAGCGTGCCGCATCTGCAATAGAATGCTGCGTCAGCAAACATCTGGAAGGGCAATGGCAGCAAAGTCCGGCATCTCGCCCATCAAACTTCCGGCATTGAAAGTCCGGTGTGTGCCATGAAGTGCTTGGTGTTAGATTTGAAAAGGTCTGACAGCTGCCATCGTCGGGACTGGCTGTCCTTAGTCATCACAGCGGCTGAAAGCAGTTTTCATTAGAGTGACTGGCCTGAACTAGCCCGTGCATACATCTTCAACCTCTTTCCTGCGGGGCGTTACCGTTCACGCCCCCTGCCCGGCCGCGAGCGGCCTGGATATCCGCGCCCTGGCTCCGTGGATTGGTCCGCATCACGATTGACGGTTGTACCGCCAGTTCGGCTAGGCGACGGCACCGCCTCCAATGATCTTGCGATCTCTGCCCGCTGCGTGGCGACCTCCGTTAGCCGGGCGGTAAATCGCCCGGTCTCCTGTGCCAAGACCCGGTCCGCGGGATCATCGGATTGCGCCAGTATCCGGGCGGCTCCCGTATAGGTCCGCATGACCCTGTTGCGGCGATCAGCAATTGCCGCGTCCCAGGCATGGGTTGGAAGCACACCGTTGTTGCGCTCCAGATCCCGGCGCACCTCATTGCGCTTTTTCGCATCGATAAAGGGCTTCCCGCCGCGCTGGCGGATCTTGTAGACCGGTGAGCTTTCGCCCCGACGAGTCTTGCCGCGGGCATGCCGCGGGGTGGATTCCGCCTCGATGCCGCGCTGGCGCAGTTTCTCCGCAAAGGTATCGCGCAGATGCTGCAAATCAGCTTTCCGCAAGTTGAGTTTCACGCCATCATGCCCAACCGTACGCACCGTCAGGTGCACATGCGGATGCGGGGTGTCCGTATGGAGCGCCATGGCGTAGTCGTGGCGGCCGCCGAATTCCTGTTCCGCCAGCGCCCGCACCGCATCGTTCACACCGGTGGCATTTGTATTGCCCGGCATTGAAAAAAGAATGCTGGTGGTGATCCTTGTGCGGTCCGACGCCATGCCTGCGGCCCGCGCATCATCATGCTTCTCGATCCAGTCCCGGTATAGCTCTGAAGTGGTCTGCTTGCCCTTCAGCACCTCGCCAGCGGACGTCTCTACCTCCAGCTTGCCGTTCCGGCTGATGTAGTTGATGTGCTCCGCAACGCGCCTCGCCTCGGTTCCCCGCGTGACCTTGATCGGGTTCCCGTGCTTGTCAGTCTTGGCTGGCTTGGTCACCTTCACCATGACCTCCGTCGTGCCTTGGACCACCCGCGCCAGCCGCGCCTTGTCAGCCGCAGAAATCGTCGGCCCGCCACGGGCAGATAACGTCGCCCGGTCTGTTTTCACGCTCGCCTTGGACTGCTGAGAGCTACTGTCCCTCTCAGTCTCCGCAACAAAAAAGCCGGATGCCGCATTCCGCACCATGCGGCCCTTCCGGGGCGGCCAGCAGTCCTGAAACCCGTAGGTGTCCTTGAAGTCGCTCAATCCGCCAGCTCCTCTTCCTCAAGACCGAGCTGAAACGCCAGCCGCCCCCGGGCGAAGTCTCGCACCTGCTGCCGCAGCTCCGCCACCTCACCGCGCAGCTGCGCCACTTCATTCCGGGTTGGGGCGTACCCGTCCCCGGTAAAGACCCCGCGGTTCATCGCATATGCGATCTGGTTCACGTTTGTGGCCAAGCCGTGTATCTG
This is a stretch of genomic DNA from Leisingera caerulea DSM 24564. It encodes these proteins:
- a CDS encoding TRAP transporter large permease; the encoded protein is MDGTVIGIVAFACVIGLLAVRVPIAFALAGVATVGTFVIFAFRTGAFAPERALKPTTSLVFSNSFDLIHSYDLSMIPLFIALGHIAYRAEITTKIYQAARVWLASVPGGVAMASVVGCGGFSAITGSSIACASTMGRICSPEMLRMGYDKRLATASVAAGGTLGSLIPPSVLFIIYGIFTETSISALFLAGILPGLISLLGFVLVIFVWVRRTPEAAPRFEGQITMRDRGRAALDSWPAIGLFVIIVGGIYGGIFTATEAAAVCVSAAVAIGFAQGKLDLRGVIESLRETCIQTASIFLIAAAAKIFVAFIALTGVAPSIVSAVTDAQLSPVMLLAAIAVIYLVLGMFLDPIGIMVLTLPLMIPLVENYGFDLIWFGVVIIKLLEIGLITPPVGLNVFVIANVVGKDVAIDRIFSGILRFLTVDVIVLILIMAFPVISLLIPNSM
- a CDS encoding TRAP transporter small permease, with translation MLRRVEKLLLDLAVVAVVGLGVLITGSVFLRAAFNSGIPDTIVIVRELMVAAIVLPLAVATLDRAHIVVEFLSKMMPLRVQDWLLVGGSAFGLFALSPLIYAGWREVAHTVESGAFFFGQLNLPKWPGRVVFLVGISFCWLRLLLMVIGDIRTIRAGGSVVSPAHEHEESV
- a CDS encoding C4-dicarboxylate TRAP transporter substrate-binding protein, whose translation is MKPLLASTAAALCLAAATSASADTTLILGEAGPNRGARAAALQSFADDVTARTNGEVNIDIQWGGALFKANAAAQSIADGVADLGTVIAVYFPQEMLSYSFADLPMRNEDAWVGMRATDELMRTSDAITKSLADQNLVYIGTFTTSAVNIACKDVAIRTVEDIAGLKVRGVGAYGDTFRDFGANMVAMPIYDAYQGLDTGLLDCSQGYSYAVAALKQQEVMTSYTLLNWGQVGALGIFMNKDVYDSLDTETQSAMADAGIAMADKLGELITAANDAALETMKDGGVEVVDLPAEERDKLVQQGKQYVDEWVERANAAGLDGTSLLEQYRTLLEKYAEERDSQGYPWARG
- a CDS encoding relaxase/mobilization nuclease domain-containing protein, which translates into the protein MVRNAASGFFVAETERDSSSQQSKASVKTDRATLSARGGPTISAADKARLARVVQGTTEVMVKVTKPAKTDKHGNPIKVTRGTEARRVAEHINYISRNGKLEVETSAGEVLKGKQTTSELYRDWIEKHDDARAAGMASDRTRITTSILFSMPGNTNATGVNDAVRALAEQEFGGRHDYAMALHTDTPHPHVHLTVRTVGHDGVKLNLRKADLQHLRDTFAEKLRQRGIEAESTPRHARGKTRRGESSPVYKIRQRGGKPFIDAKKRNEVRRDLERNNGVLPTHAWDAAIADRRNRVMRTYTGAARILAQSDDPADRVLAQETGRFTARLTEVATQRAEIARSLEAVPSPSRTGGTTVNRDADQSTEPGRGYPGRSRPGRGRER